The Pyxidicoccus sp. MSG2 DNA segment GCAGGGCGCGGGCTCGCGGCACCAGGAACGTCAGGTAGTACATGACGAACGGCGGCCGCCAGAGTGCGTTGCGCACGCGCATGGCCGCGTTGAAGCTCTTGGCCACCCAGAAGCCCGGGTGGAGCTTCGAGGGCGGATGTGACGTGACGAAGACGAAGCGGCCGCCGGGACGCAGCGCCCGGGCGATGCCGCGCACCAGCCGGGGCTCGTCCTCCTCGAGGATGTGGCCGAAGGCGCCGAAGCTGGTGACGACGTCGAACTCGCCGTGGAACGGGAGCTCCAGTGCGTCGCCGCGAAGGAATTCGAAGCGTGCGTCGCCGGGAGCGCCGGAGAGGCGGCGGCTGGCCTCCTCGAGCATGCCCTGGCTGAGGTCGAAGCCGACGACGCGCTCGCGGGCGAGGGGCCGGAGGAAGCGCATCGCGGCGCCGGTGCCGCAGCACACGTCGAGCGCGCTGCCGACGGTACCGGGCGGCCCGAGCTGCTCAATCGCGACCTTGAGGACGGGGTCCGGGGTGCGGAAGGGCGTGTAGTCGAACTTGGGGGCGAGCAAATCGTACCCGCGCTCGACGGAGGAGAGCGCCTGTTCGGCCAGCTCCCGGAAGGTGGGCCCTTGGCGGTGGAACATGGTGCCCTTGCATGTAGCGCATCTTCGGCCGGTGCAGGGGGCTCGGCGGTGGAAGTGGAAGGTGGACGACGCGAGCCCGGGCGGGGCGCGAGACGGGGAGGATGGGCTAGGCTGCACGCCCCATGCGCCGTGCCGCCGCGGTCGCCTTCCTGGCGCTCCTCTCCGTGTCCTGCCGTGACGAGCGGCTCGTGCCTTCGCTGCCGCCGGGCTACCACGTGGACACGTACGCGCAGCGCTCCGCCTCGGCGGTGGACGTGCTGTGGGTGGTGGATGATTCGGGCTCCATGGCGCCGAGGCAGGAGGCGCTGGCGCGCAACTTCCAGGCGTTCATCGCGCTGTTCCGCGAGGGGCGCATCGACTTCCGGATGGGCGTGGCGACGACGGACATCTTCACGCGTCCGGGAGAGCTGGTGGGCGAGCCGCGCGTACTGGCCCCGGACACGCCGGAGCTGGAGCGGGCCTTCGGGGACAGCGTGAGGGTGGGCACGCA contains these protein-coding regions:
- a CDS encoding class I SAM-dependent methyltransferase, encoding MFHRQGPTFRELAEQALSSVERGYDLLAPKFDYTPFRTPDPVLKVAIEQLGPPGTVGSALDVCCGTGAAMRFLRPLARERVVGFDLSQGMLEEASRRLSGAPGDARFEFLRGDALELPFHGEFDVVTSFGAFGHILEEDEPRLVRGIARALRPGGRFVFVTSHPPSKLHPGFWVAKSFNAAMRVRNALWRPPFVMYYLTFLVPRARALLEAEGFTVEVRDGILPEPFTPLSTVIATRK